One Paroedura picta isolate Pp20150507F chromosome 3, Ppicta_v3.0, whole genome shotgun sequence genomic window carries:
- the DDIT3 gene encoding DNA damage-inducible transcript 3 protein yields the protein MMAESLPFPTDTPVPSWELESWYEDLQEVLSSDVANRTGPPVGGEEQEEFIEVDGSPLLWSLETSSPLELTGGEAAGTCELDPDLTAQLLELLGEEPAGPAESDCSHSSPAQTGTDDDEGAPSSRKRKRSGQPQGGKRQRGREREQENERRVAELTAHNQRLQEEIERLSAEVEATRAALIQRMVNLKS from the exons ATGATGGCAGAATcgctgcccttccctacggaCACCCCAGTGCCCAGCTGGGAGCTGGAATCCTGGTACGAGGACTTGCAGGAAGTGCTTTCCTCAGACGTCGCCAACAGGACAGGCCCCCCTGTAGGGGGAGAGGAGCAG GAGGAGTTTATCGAGGTGGACGGCTCCCCCCTGCTGTGGAGCCTAGAGACCTCCAGTCCCTTGGAGCTCACTGGGGGCGAGGCTGCCGGGACCTGTGAGCTGGACCCCGATCTCACAGCCCAACTTCTGGAACTGCTAGGCGAGGAGCCGGCAGGGCCCGCCGAGTCTGACTGCAGCCACAGCTCCCCAGCCCAGACTGGCACGGACGACGACGAAGGGGCGCCTTCCAGCCGGAAGAGGAAGCGGAGTGGGCAGCCTCAGGGCGGCAAGAGGCAGCGCGGCAGGGAGCGGGAACAGGAGAACGAGCGCCGGGTGGCCGAGCTGACTGCCCACAACCAGCGGCTCCAGGAGGAAATCGAGCGGCTGAGCGCGGAGGTGGAAGCCACCAGGGCGGCGCTCATCCAGCGGATGGTGAACCTCAAgagttga